From the genome of Arvicola amphibius chromosome 9, mArvAmp1.2, whole genome shotgun sequence, one region includes:
- the Lonrf2 gene encoding LON peptidase N-terminal domain and RING finger protein 2, with amino-acid sequence MSPEPAPQPPEPRGVRYSLEELEPWVESLEEDAEASLVREYQEAAELFRSLVAGLAQPDRVLCLQLGDALARAGLLPDAIGAFRGAALLGPLKPAELDELASGLARALGLRKKRLREVARFGCAAGSLGPVTPRDLLGCPRCRRLLYKPVTLGSGLTVCRRCVELVSGRPQARRVNVMLSGLLERCFPVECRLRRLAGQARGLLRQQQPEAALLRCQQALDMAPNDSSLLLLRAELYLNTKNYEQALQDADTVCQREPLLTKGHHIKAQILYGLGRSKEGLKEFVYCLALNPRCNSAKRETQKVICEVFFSASESEHQNSAASTQSEPEAPCDGQMNPQCPMEEGRNANTGSPENPSEKSDAVKKEASSSVLYFILGLHREEDRKALESVFPAAPSSTLKRQLPSVPSDREDECDGNTPEKVPKKDVDSSPQGNVNSLEEPEFTIDLADFECALCMRLLFEPVTTPCGHTFCLKCLERCLDHAPHCPLCKGKLAELLATRNFNVTVLVEELILRYLPDELSDRKRIYDEEMLELSNLTRGVPIFVCAMAFPTVSCPLRVFEPCYRLMIRRCLETGTKRFGLCLSAENAGISEYGCMLEIKDVRTFPDGSSLVDAVGISRFRVLSHRHRDGYNTADIEYLEDDKVEGPEYEELTALHESVYQQVVSWLASLQDPMRNKILSHFGSMPDRDPEPQSNSVGPAWSWWILSVLPLERKAQLAVLGMNSLKERLLAIRRILDIITQKMNSRPEMADNAQRDN; translated from the exons ATGAGCCCCGAGCCGGCACCCCAGCCTCCGGAGCCCCGGGGCGTGCGCTACAGCCTCGAGGAGCTGGAGCCCTGGGTTGAGAGCCTGGAGGAGGACGCCGAGGCCTCCCTCGTCAGAGAGTACCAGGAGGCGGCCGAGCTCTTCCGCTCGCTGGTGGCCGGCCTGGCGCAGCCGGACCGTGTCCTGTGCCTGCAGCTTGGGGACGCGCTGGCTCGTGCCGGCCTCCTCCCCGATGCCATAGGCGCCTTCCGCGGGGCCGCCCTGCTCGGCCCCCTGAAGCCCGCGGAGCTGGATGAGCTGGCGAGCGGCCTGGCGCGCGCCCTGGGCCTGCGCAAGAAGCGGTTGCGGGAGGTGGCGAGGTTCGGCTGCGCGGCTGGCTCCCTGGGGCCGGTGACGCCCCGCGACTTGCTGGGCTGTCCGCGCTGCCGGCGGCTGCTCTACAAGCCCGTAACTCTGGGCAGCGGGCTCACGGTGTGCAGGCGCTGCGTGGAGCTGGTGTCCGGGCGGCCGCAGGCTCGGCGCGTGAACGTGATGCTGAGCGGgctgctggagagatgcttcccCGTGGAATGTCGGCTGCGCAGGCTGGCGGGCCAGGCGCGGGGGCTTCTACGCCAGCAGCAGCCCGAGGCCGCGCTGCTCAGGTGCCAGCAGGCCCTGGACATGG CCCCCAATGACAGCTCACTCCTGCTGCTGCGAGCTGAGTTATATCTAAACACAAAGAACTATGAGCAAGCCCTGCAGGATGCTGATACGGTCTGTCAGAGGGAGCCTCTCCTGACTAAG GGGCACCATATAAAAGCTCAGATTCTTTATGGATtgggaagaagtaaagaaggcCTGAAGGAATTTGTCTACTGCCTTGCTTTAAATCCTAGATGTAACTCAgcaaagagagaaacacagaag GTAATATGTGAGGTGTTCTTTTCAGCTTCAGAAAGTGAGCATCAGAATTCGGCAGCTTCTACCCAAAGTGAACCAGAGGCCCCCTGTGATGGCCAAATGAATCCCCAGTGTCCTATGGAAGAAGGCAGGAATGCTAACACGGGCAGTCCTGAG AATCCATCTGAGAAGTCTGATGCAGTCAAGAAGGAAGCCAGTTCTTcggttttgtattttattctggGCCTACACCGTGAAGAGGACAGAAAGGCTTTGGAAAGCGTCTTCCCAGCAGCACCAAGCAGCACTTTAAAGAGACAGCTCCCAAGTGTCCCAAGTGACAGAGAAGATGAATGTGACGGGAACACCCCTGAGAAAGTTCCCAAGAAAG aTGTGGATTCCTCACCTCAGGGGAACGTGAACTCTCTGGAGGAGCCAGAGTTCACGATTGACCTGGCTGACTTTGAGTGTGCTCTGTGCATGAG GTTGCTCTTTGAACCTGTCACTACGCCCTGCGGACACACATTTTGCCTGAAATGCCTCGAACGCTGCCTCGACCATGCTCCACACTGTCCACTGTGCAAAGGCAAGCTTGCAGAA TTGCTGGCAACCAGAAACTTTAACGTGACTGTTCTGGTTGAAGAACTGATACTCCGGTACTTACCAGATGAGCTGTCTGATAGGAAGAGGATTTACGATGAAGAAATGTTGGAACTATCGAA TCTGACCAGAGGTGTGCCCATCTTTGTGTGTGCCATGGCCTTCCCCACAGTTTCCTGTCCTCTCCGTGTCTTTGAGCCCTGCTATCGGCTCATGATAAGAAGATGCCTGGAAACCGGCACCAAGCGGTTTGGCCTGTGTTTGTCTGCAGAGAATGCAGG GATTTCGGAGTACGGCTGCATGCTGGAGATAAAGGACGTCAGAACCTTCCCAGACGGAAGCTCCCTTGTGGATGCAGTCGGGATTAGCCGCTTCCGAGTGCTCAGCCACCGCCACAGAGACGGCTATAACACCGCGGACATTGAGTACCTGGAAGACGACAAG GTGGAAGGTCCGGAGTATGAAGAACTCACCGCCCTCCATGAGTCCGTGTACCAGCAGGTtgtttcctggcttgcttctCTCCAGGATCCCATGAGAAACAAAATCCTAAGCCATTTCGGGTCGATGCCAGACAGGGATCCTGAGCCGCAG AGCAACTCTGTGGGCCCCGCCTGGTCCTGGTGGATTCTGTCCGTGTTGCCGTTGGAACGTAAGGCTCAGCTGGCCGTTCTCGGCATGAACTCCCTGAAAGAGCGGCTGCTTGCCATTCGGCGAATCCTAGACATCATCACACAAAAGATGAACAGTCGCCCAGAGATGGCTGATAACGCACAGAGAGATAACTGA